Within the Dolichospermum compactum NIES-806 genome, the region TAATTACATTTATGCTGTTTTTCATTCTCCTAACTACCGTCAACGCTACGCCGAATTTTTAAAGATTGATTTTCCGCGTGTTCCTTTAACTTCCAATACTGCGCTTTTTTGGGAATTAGTAATCAAAGGTGATAAATTAGTCAAATATCATTTAATGAAAGAAACAGGAACAGAAATTTCTACCTATCCTATTCCTGGTTCTGATATTGTGGAACAAGTGAAATATAATGAAAATCATCAACAAATATGGATTAATTCTGAACAGTATTTTGATCAAGTTCCGCAACAAATTTGGAATTTTTATATAGGTGGTTATCAAGTTTGTCAAAAATGGCTAAAAGATAGAAAAGGACGAGAACTGAATTTTGATGATATTAGCCATTATCAAAATATTATTTCCATCATATCGGAAACTATTCAGATTATGGAAGATATTGATCAAATTATTGAAAAATATGGCAGTTTTCCGTTAGAATAATAGTTAACAACAAGATATGAAGACAGTCACAATATTTGATATTTTAGACATTACTACAAAATCTCCCCAGCGTGTTATTTGAACTGCTATAACAGCCCCCTACACTAGCTTTGGTTCTGTTCAACCGCTTGTAACTCAAACTTCTATAAAATCTTTACCAATACCTATTTTTGATTTTCAATTTCAACAGCATATTAATTCAAAATTGCTCGAAAGTTTTGATTTAAAGCAAAAATCCAAACAACTTCTAGAAATTGCTAAAATAGGAGTAGAAAAAGCGATAGAAACCGATGAAGCAACAGCTACAGATTGGATAAATCAGCAATTGGCAATATTAGGAATTGATATCAAAAGCATCATTAGTTAATTTCCTGTTGTATATAGCGGTATGCACTTGCATGAGATACATCATAGCCCCCTCATCGCTTGCGGGGAGGGGGTTGGGGGTGGGGTTCTTGTATCTCACTCAATCGAGAACCGCTATAATATTTATATATATTTTCCCTGATCAATCTAACAGCTTACTATCACGGCAAATTTTGTCATAATATAAAGATAGGATTCCCATGACTAATTACGCTTTATCAACATTATGAGGAATAAATAATTATGTCTCAATCCGATTTAATCAATAAACCAGAATTAAGTAACACTACCAAAGAAAATCATCTCATAGAAATTTTACGAGAAATTCAAGCAACACCTAAAGAATATTGGCCAAATCTCTTACAAATAATGCGAGTATTTCGAGAAAGTGTTACTTTTAAACCTGAGATTTTTAACCATTCTCAGCTAGAAATAGATGCACAACAACAAATTTTAAATCAACAGCATCAATTACTCAAAGAATTAACCAAAGAGTGGTTAGAAGAAGGAGAACAAGAAGAACAAACGGAAACTTGGGAATATTTGCGGCAAAAACAAGAAATTGATGATAATCCTTTTTAAGATTAAGCTGAATTTATATGAATAAATTGATTTTCCTCTACAGATTGGATAAATCAATAATTTGCAATATTAGGAATTGATATCAACAATGGAGGAGAAAATAAAAATTAATGCTGATGTCATTTATAATAGAATAATAGCCGAGTAGTAGAGGTGAAACTATGACCATTGAACAAGCGGTTTTAGAAAACCTGCGAGAGTTACCAACCGATAAACAACAGGAAGTTTTAGATTTCATTCAATTTCTCAAACATAAATTACCACCAAAAAAACCAACTTTTAATTCTGACGGTGAAAATTTCTGGGAAATGACCTTACGATTTCGGGAACG harbors:
- a CDS encoding DUF2281 domain-containing protein; its protein translation is MTIEQAVLENLRELPTDKQQEVLDFIQFLKHKLPPKKPTFNSDGENFWEMTLRFRERMEREGIEFTDDDFANLRDRSPGREVEL